The Panicum hallii strain FIL2 chromosome 5, PHallii_v3.1, whole genome shotgun sequence genome contains the following window.
CagcccaccgccgccggcgtcgctcGCTGCGCTGCCGAGgtaggggagggggagggggaggggaggggggagAGGGGGGAGCGGCCACTGGTGAGGGGTGGGAGGGGGGAAGCGGCCAGCGGCGCCAACGGCCGGGTGATGGTCGAGGTGGTGGGATTAGGATTTCGGATTGCCGGACTTCCAATGGCCGATGGCTTTGGAGGGAAGGTCGGCGGCCCGACGATGGTGGTGGTTTGAAAGACGGCGGAGGCGAGACGGCGTGGGAGCATCGCCGGCTGGGTGGGACTAAACCCTCGGTggacggtggccggcggcggaggcaaaAAGGGTCGGTGTCAAGGATGAGGGTCGGGTTAGCGTCAACGGTAGTGGAgggcggtgctggtggcgggGAAGCGCGGCCGGCCCACCTGCAGCCCATGGCGCCCATGGCGGTGGAGGCAGGGGGAGCTTTCTGCGACGCTCCCCCTGACTGCGAATAGCCCCCGAGTTATCCTACAAGGCACAAGTCGATGCCATTATCTTATTCTTACCTCTTTTAAACCAGGGTTGGACCGCAAAGTAATGTTGTATATCTGTGCTACTCTGGCATCGCATTCACAAAACCTGCTTGGAAACTGATTGAGATCGGACACACTCACATCCTACGACTGCTTCCAGGATGACGATTCTTGCCGACCAAACCATATCATCCAGAAGATTTGAGATCAGGAAACACAAGGGGTGACAGGACAGTCAGGTGAGTGTAAACAGAAATAATAATTAGAGTAACAGGTCATCGACGATGCAACCGGCTGAAGCTATACAACTTTGGATAACCAATGGCGGCACGGAGCACAAGCTCACAAGTGTAGAACTCCTTTACTAGTTGTACCAAATATGGCTGTGAATCAGAACAGTACGGCAAAGCGCGAAAAGGCCGACTACTGTCGACCAACAAACAGGTACCAATGGCCTCTGACGAGAAATGGCAGTCAGTTCGACCTTCAACTACGTAATGGCTGGGTTTTTAGGACGCCCTGGGCAAGTGACGGAGCTAAGCCACTTGCCTGGCCAGGTAAACGGCGAGCCGCCTCTCTTCGAACGAGTACTCAATCTCCTCCGCCAGCATCGGCTGCTCTGGCTTCTCCTGGAAAAGGGAGACAGGAGTGGCTATGACCTTGTTAGCGACTGCGGGCGTCATCGACACCTGCATTGGAgccgtcaccgtcatcggcgTTTTGGGATTGAGCGTTGCAAATGTCTTGGGGGTTTTGTTCTCTTCCTCAGTGTCATTGGAGATGGGTCGTGCAGGTGTCGAAGAGACGTTGTTTCCTGGCATGATCTGGGCAAAAGGCTTGCGAGGTGTTTCTGCCTCACGTAGAGTACTTCCGTTGAAAGTTAACTTCTTGATGGGAAGACCAGCAATGTCCAAGCCTCTACTACCTGAAAGTGTTAACCTCAGAATTGTGCAAAAGTCCAAGGAAAAAAAGAGGCATCAGCATTCCTGTAGAGGAATGGACAATGAAGCTTACTAGGAGATAAAGTGCCCAAATCTTCAGTTTTCTTGGCAGCACGAGCAGTCTTCGAATGCAGTATGTCTGTCTTCGGGGCTTGCATTGTGGCTCCACCAAGAGACAGCCTTCGGTTTGCACCACCCATGGAGTTCCTAGGCACCTTCTTTGTACTTTGAGGCTTGGATGGACTTGGTTTTGATCCGTAGAGTGCTTCCTGCTCAGCTTTGATTTGATCCTGGATTTTCTTCTGATCCTGGAATTACATTCAGGTGTTACAACATATTAACTACAGTTAAAGCAGATGGTATATATGCAATGTAGAAATATTGTGCCCAAGCATAATATACCCTTTGCCTCTTCTTCTCTAGCTCTTTCTCCTGGCGAACAATCATGTACTCTTCAAGCATTGACAGTAGGCGGACCTGAAAATATTGCATGAAAAACATATGTTGGTTGCACAAATCATATTTTAGCAAAATGGAAAAAAATGGTAAATTGGTTGCAACTATGGTGGAAGAATCAAGACATTGTATGAACAGAACAGAATTAGTGAACCTCTAATAGATATCTTACTAAGCAACATTACCTGGGATCTTGTTAACCAAAATACGAGCCTTCTCCGCTCTCTTGAGTGTCAGATGGGCCCCCCTCCCAGCATTATAACGGTTGTCATCCTAAGCACAAATAGGTCAGAGAACTGTAACCATCTACTAAACAAAAATAGGTCGCAGAATTGTATATACAGTTTACAATCATTCTTACTTTGTTGTAATCTTCCAACCACGCTTCCTCCTCACATGCATTCAGCCATCTTTCAACCTTCTCAAGAATATCCTTTCGGCTAAAAGCTTCCTCTTTCACTGTAGCAATGTGAGACTCAATTTGTTCCAGCACCAGCGCAGGATCAACAGCTCCTGTAAAAAAAAGGTAAAATGTGGATGAGATAGTTATCATGTGACTATATTTTGCAGGCCCACAACAAATTTTTACTGGACACAAGTCATTAGAAAACAAGGATATGATCTTTACCTGCCTCAATAGCCTCAGTGCTAAATTCAGCTGCATAACCTTCCTCGCCAATCAGATGAGCACGTCTCCTATGCTCTTCCAGTTCTGTCTTCTTTTTCAGAACTAGGTCTTTCATCTTGCTCGCTTTCAATTGTTCAAGCCTTAATACTTCAGATTCCACCTACATTTAATATCAAGATATAATCTCAGATAATTCTTCTCTCAACAGAAAAAAACAATAGCAATAGTGGCATGAGAACAATCTCTGCCGGATAATGGACTCACGTAGCTGAGGAAGTCAATGGAGAGGGTGTTGGGCTCAGTTATTTCATGTTCCGAAGCAGCAATATTAGACGTTACATTCTGGAACACCTGCTGCTCTTCAAGTGGTGTATCCATGAGATTCCAAAGTTCAAGCATGCTAGATGCCAAATCTTGAAGCTGCGATTTTCAGAATTCAGTAAATAATTCAAGGTGACTTTTCTTGAGTGTTCAAATTTCTAAAATCATAGACAAACGCTGACCTTTTGCATCCTCTGGACCTTCATTTCACGTAATCCATTTACAGCTGATGCAAGTCTCTCGATTGTACTGTTGCTCAGGTTCTTTGATCCATCAGCCTCACCCAGGCTAGGATGCACCTCATATACTGTTTGCTTGAAGTCTATACCAAGCACCTCGCACAAGGAATGCAAAGTGTTCAAATGTTCCATCACTTGCTTCAGCCGATCACTCTGTCAGAAACAGatacaaaaagaaaaaagaaatttATTGACTTACATGAGGAATTAAGGAAAAATAATTGACATTGTGAGGAATATGCATCGACAAAATGAATCAGATTAGAATAAGTGAAGCTAACCTTCTCCTTCTGAAGGGATTGTAGCTCCTTCGTTAACTCCTCAAGCTTTCTTAATGACAGATCAGACTGATCCACAGGAACTTTAAAGGGCACAAAATCTGCAGGCCTGATTTCAGATGCAACCTTCTTAATTTGATCCATGACATCAACAAATTGGTCCCATCTTTCGACTTTCTTCTGTCTCATCTCCTCCAAGTATGGGACAATTGCGTTCAATTCCTCCCTTAAACCATGCAACTTCTGATCTGACTGTCATATTTTCAAAAAGAGAAATGTACCAATTACTGGTGGAGTCACTCCCAAAAAAAAATCTTAATGTAGAACATTGCATTCAATTGCTCACTTTAATACATGATAATTTCGCCCTTTTAACCTTGTAACTTCTGATTTGATTGTCATTTTTCTTCTCAGGAAAAAAGTACCAATTACTAGTGAAGTCACTACAGAAAAATCCAAGTACTCAATATAGCACGAGTGGTTTGATATCCAGCCATTGTCACATTATCAAAGCCGTAGCAAAGTCAAAATGGCAGTAAAAATATAGGATTTTTTTTGTTCTTGTTGGCAGTAAAAGGAGATCGCGAGTGAAAATTCTACAGAATATCCCTTTCCCTACAAAAAAAAGTTAGAACTAGTATTCAAATGGCATTCGGTTGACTTCTTTTGTTCCTTTCAGGGCATAGTGTCACTTGCCGCACAGAAGCTAACCTGTCTAACATGTATCGGCGGCTCACCCATGGCCGAGCAGATGCCGGCGAGCTCGGCCTCTGCCTCGGCAATGGCTTGCCGCAGCTGTGCCCTGCAGCGATTGGCCAGGTCGACCTTCCTCCTGTAGACCTCGAGACACTCCTGCTCGAGCTCCAGCAGCATCCGGTCCCTCGCAGAGTGGGGCTCCCCGACCTCATCCCAAATCACCTGGGACAACAGAAAGCACAACCTCAATTCATCGCACCCGGCGCGCGCGGAACAGCGAAACCAACAACAAAACACGAGGAAAAAAAAACCGGTGGAATTAGGGGGGGCGCGGCTTACGTTGAGCTCCAGCAGGAGCGAATCGCACGTCGTCGACATCTGTTGGAGCTGGTCCTTCACGGCGCTACTCATCGCGAGATGGCGAGCGACCGCAGCGGCACCCTGCAAACGCGATTTCACAGTTCAAACCCAACTCCGCAGCAACAACACACACTCTCCGGCGCCGCGCGCACCAGGTGCGCAGGCCGACGCCTCAACCACGCGGAAGAGGGAGGAGAGATCCCCTCCGAACCTAGGGTTaccccctcaccggagccgGCACACCACGGCGCGAGCGACCGGATCCAACCCGAGGGAGCTGCGAGTAGGGCGCTCACCTCTTCACCGCTCGGCGCGGCCTCGTCGAGCGGGCGGGACGGGGAGGGGGGCGGCGGGCTGTCGCCGTGTGGGGAGTCGCGCGATCGGCGCCTCAGGGGACGAGAGAGAGCGGAATGGGGAGGGGATGGGATGAGAGGAAGGGGGCGGAGAGTGTTTGAAATGTTTTGAAATAGGGTAGGGGGGAGTCGGAGGAGGCAAGAAGGGCGGAGGAGATTTGGGGTTTGGAAATCCGTTGGTTCGGGGAGGGGACAGTCGGCAGCAGAGAGCCGTTAGGGGCGAAATCGGGCCGGATCCGGAGGGATCCCATCACGAGACCTCCGTTTTGAATTAAACGGCTGGGATGGCGGGGATGGACTCGTTCCGGGGGGGCATGAATTTGCCAAGTCGGATGCCATACATGTGGACTTGTGGCGGCGGTCAGCATGTCAATACCCACGCGTCAGATGCAGAGAGCTAACAAAGTTTTCTTTTGACTCCGAGTAAGAGCACGGTCGTGCATCGTTCCTCTAGGTGGCGATCCGATTGCGTGATGCAAGCACAAAAAGGGCGAGAAACATGGTGCCTGAATGTACATGAAGAGATGGAGATGAAATTTTAACTtggggtgtgttcgtttccgatTAGAGTCCTCTAAAAATTTTAGAGTGTTCCCTTACTCTAAACAATCGCAGTCTTATTAGAGGCCGAATTAGAGGGCTGTTCGGTGCCGGACCTTTAAAGTTTAGATATTTCGAGTTTTAGAAGagtgaaacgaacacacccttggTGAAATTTGGGGGGAGGAACACATGGTGCCATCTGCCATGTACCTGAATAGATGAGATGAAATTTTATCAAAGAAACTTCATACTTGTGTAGCATGGTTTACCTCAAACCGGCACGCCAGCCGAAGACATGGTGGCAAATTGGTGAATTTTTGTAGTCTGATTTCGGAAAAGGAAAGTATTTTGCTAAATGCCAAAGCCCACAAAGCTTCGGTTGCACGTTATCTCCAGTCTTGAGGACCAAAGAGATGTTGGAGGATTGCGGTGCATTCCCAGATTAAACACGTACCTTTGCATCCATTCATGTGACCATTACTCAAAAAATTCGTTTGGTGTTCCAAATAGAGCCAAAACCAAAGGCAATTTTTTAGGCTTGTTTGGATAGGCTAAATTTGAGTGCTAAAGTTTTAGTACCTATTAACACTTATATCTCATTAGCACTTCTGTTTGGACTTATCACTTTCAACCATTATTTATCACTTTCAACCATTAACACTTATATTCAAACAGGACCTTCATAAGCGCTACAGCCGCTACAACATACAAACTAGCATAATTTTGTATGTAGCTAAATATTTCATGTAGATCTTAGAAGTTGCCTATTTTATTCTCcattttctttcaaaaaaatcTATTTTACTCACCCTAGCTACCGAGTCAATGAAGAAATAAGGAGAAGACCACAAATCGTGCAGGTATAACAAACTGCGCATTCAGCTCAGAACAAATTGAGGAGCACCACAAAAGATTCGATGTGAACAGGTGCCTCATAACAGCGATGCAGTATGGAACATGGGAGACATTCCACTTCCAGTATTTCACTGTGAATTAACAAGTTTATGGTTTCGCCATCATCAAAAAGACAATTCTTCCTCAAAGGGCAGTAGACCAAGCATAAAGGTCACTGCAAATCCTTATTAGGGAAAATGTGGAGGGGGAACACATCCATCGGCAGGGCTGGGCCTCCTGCATGTAAATACATGTTCTGGCTAACACAGAATAAAACACACATGTTGACCTCCAAAAAGTTAAAATTTGCATTATGCCTGTGAAGGCATTGCTTATGATGCGGACTCCTTGGCAATCTTCTCTGCCTTAGCAATAACCTCCTCTATTCCTCCAACCATGTAGAATGACTGCTCTGGAAGGTCATCATACTTGCCATCCAAAACACCCTGTATGATATGTCAAGAAGGTTCAATAGCGAGCATTAACATGAAAAACAATGTATGATTGTCATATACATTTCAGTAACaaggaaaaaaaatacaaaattatATGTACATTTAGTATCCTATCATTGATGATAGGGTCCCAAAAGCAGCTAGAATTCGCGCAGCATTTTCCAAGCATGTAGCCAAAACTTACAATATTAGTAAAAACCATCACTACAGTAAAAGGTGATAAAATGCACACACAAAAATAATAAATAGTTTCAACATAACATATTCAGAATAAATTACCCTGTGTACAGATGTATGTTGCTTTGGACATGGGACAAGTCTATAAGACGCAACTTTTACAAACAATTTATACAACAATATTCTTGTTGAATGCAATATAATAAAGAGCACTTATGACGAGCCAAATGGTGGTCAATCCATTTAGCTGAACTATGGTTGTTCATGTTAGAAGTTAGAAAAAAACAGTCCAATCCAAAACGATATGCATTTACATACATGGGGCTCTAATTCAATACCTAACAAGCATATCAAATAACTCATTAAATTTCACAAAATTTGACCTTGCAGAGAGTACCAAGCTGTAAGGCAAAGGACACCAACAACAAGCTTGTATAACTAAATAACACTACTTTGGCAAAGGAGACACTGTTGCAATCATATTGTTCAAAAACGGAGAGGGGACAAGTTATGTCATACCTGGAAACTTTTAACACTCTCCTTCAGCTCAACATATTTTCCAGGTGCACCCGTGAAAACTTCAGCAACATGGAAAGGCTGGCTAAGGAACCGCTGAATCTTCCTAGCACGAGCGACCGTCAACTTGTCATCTTCACTAAGCTCATCCATTCCCAAAATGGCAATAATATCTTGGAGATTCTTGTAATTCTGAAGAACCTTCTGAACACCACGAGCAGTGTTGTAGTGGTCCTCACCCAGTACGTGGGGGGACAACATTCTGGATGTGGAGTCCAGAGGGTCGACAGCAGGGTAAATACCAAGCTCAGAAATCTGCACGAGAAACAATTACATCATACTCATAATAGCAACAGAGTAAATCCATAGAAAATTTGTAACTAGATACATGACAGGCATACCTGACGTGACAACACAGTAGTAGCATCAAGATGGGCGAAGGTGGTTGCAGGGGCAGGATCTGTCAAGTCATCAGCAGGCACATAAATAGCTTGAACAGATGTAATAGAACCCTTCTTTGTGGTGGTAATCCGCTCCTGCAGTCCTCCGAGATCCGTAGCAAGGGTGGGTTGGTAACCCACAGCAGATGGAATACGTCCAAGCAGAGCAGACACCTCAGAGTTTGCCTGACAGATAGAGACCAGATGTAAAGGTTTTTAGCTGTAATGTACAGAAAATCAATGGGGGAAAAGAGATAGAATAGAGGCCAACTGCACAGATTTTCAGCTGAGACATAAACAAAACCAACGCACACACCAAAAAGAATAGAAACTAAATGTACATGTTTTCAGATGTGAACACATTTTTTTTtgttggggggggggaggggtaGAGATCAGATGTAATGGTGGTTTTCAGCTATAGTGTACACAAATCAAGGCAAAACATAGAGTGATCCAAAGAAGCAGAAGCTCTTTTGTGGGTAGAATACAGATTAGAGAGTATATCAGAGATTGTTCGACTAATGTCATCTGCATACCAAATAACAAAAATACTATTGCAAGTATTTGCTACACTTAAAACAGGAGGATTGCCATAGAACCTACCTGGGTGAAACGGAAAATGTTATCAATGAAGAGAAGCACATCCTGTCCTTCAGCATCACGGAAATGCTCGGCAACAGTCAAACCAGTCAGTCCAACACGAGCACGAGCACCAGGAGGCTCATTCATTTGACCGTAGACAAGAGCGCACTTGCTCTCACTCTGCCACAAAGTACAACGTGAGAAACACTCACCTAACAGATATGGAACTATTATAAAAAAAACAGATATGGGACCCAATAACATATTAGGAATCTTGGTCATTTACCTGCTTGTCGCCAAGCTTAATGACACCACTCTCAATCATTTCCCTGTACAAGTCATTACCCTCACGAGTACGTTCTCCAACACCAGCAAAGACAGAGAAACCACCTAGATGAAGGAATAAATGGGTAAACATaaaacacacacaaaaaaaatcaTAATATGACCGTCAAGCTCTGAAAAAGTCACAAACCATGGGCCTTGGCGACGTTGTTAATGAGCTCCATGATAAGGACAGTTTTGCCCACCCCTGCACCACCAAAGAGACCAATTTTACCTCCTCTTTGGTAGGGTGCAAGGAGATCCACAACCTGATAGAAGTACAAGTGTTTGCATTAATGCATGATAAGCCTTGCATGATGAAAAGAACCTAGCAAGAGACTTCCAAAGAAAAAGGAGGTGTACCTTGATTCCAGTAACAAGAATTTGCTGCTCTGTAGCTTGCTCAACAAAAGCTGGGGCTTCACGATGGATAGGGAGGAAGTGGTTTGTCGCTGAAGACAAGAGGAGCAAgcaacaaaagaaaaaaatataagCATGACTTTTAATAGTGTACATAAATGCTACATGTAAGTGCAGGCCATGCAGACTTACTTATATCTCCCTTCTCATCGATAGGTTCGCCAATAACATTCATAATACGTCCTAGTGTAGCCCTACCAACAGGGACCTAGAAAAAACGATACAAGTCATATATGCAGAAACACAAACAACGCATGGTTCGGAAGCTGGCAGTTCCAAAGGTATTAAAGATAAAAGTAACAACTAAGATCAGATTCTGTAAGTATCTACAGCCCACAGATACAGTGCACAAGTAGCAATCTTACATATCAAGCTGTAACAACTTACTTTCATGTCAATGAAGAAGTATCAGTTAACTAGCCGGTATcacagaacaaaagaacataTAATCATCAGGCCGTGAAAGCTGCATGTGCAAATGACTGTAGCTATAGGTTGCACATCTGCAACTT
Protein-coding sequences here:
- the LOC112893838 gene encoding LOW QUALITY PROTEIN: 65-kDa microtubule-associated protein 3 (The sequence of the model RefSeq protein was modified relative to this genomic sequence to represent the inferred CDS: substituted 3 bases at 3 genomic stop codons), with the translated sequence MSSAVKDQLQQMSTTCDSLLLELNVIWDEVGEPHSARDRMLLELEQECLEVYRRKVDLANRCRAQLRQAIAEAEAELAGICSAMGEPPIHVRQSDQKLHGLREELNAIVPYLEEMRQKKVERWDQFVDVMDQIKKVASEIRPADFVPFKVPVDQSDLSLRKLEELTKELQSLQKEKSDRLKQVMEHLNTLHSLCEVLGIDFKQTVYEVHPSLGEADGSKNLSNSTIERLASAVNGLREMKVQRMQKLQDLASSMLELWNLMDTPLEEQQVFQNVTSNIAASEHEITEPNTLSIDFLSYVESEVLRLEQLKASKMKDLVLKKKTELEEHRRRAHLIGEEGYAAEFSTEAIEAGAVDPALVLEQIESHIATVKEEAFSRKDILEKVERWLNACEEEAWLEDYNKDDNRYNAGRGAHLTLKRAEKARILVNKIPGNVAXXDIYXRFTNSVLFIQCLDSSTIVATNLPFFSILLKYDLCNQHMFFMQYFQVRLLSMLEEYMIVRQEKELEKKRQRDQKKIQDQIKAEQEALYGSKPSPSKPQSTKKVPRNSMGGANRRLSLGGATMQAPKTDILHSKTARAAKKTEDLGTLSPSSRGLDIAGLPIKKLTFNGSTLREAETPRKPFAQIMPGNNVSSTPARPISNDTEEENKTPKTFATLNPKTPMTVTAPMQVSMTPAVANKVIATPVSLFQEKPEQPMLAEEIEYSFEERRLAVYLARQVA
- the LOC112893233 gene encoding ATP synthase subunit beta, mitochondrial, with the protein product MATRRALSSILRSASRLRAASPTPCPRTPLHHRPSPAGFLLNRAAAYASSAAAQAAPAPPSPSTGKTTGGGKITDEFTGAGAVGQVCQVIGAVVDVRFDEGLPPILTALEVLDNNIRLVLEVAQHLGENMVRTIAMDGTEGLVRGQRVLNTGSPITVPVGRATLGRIMNVIGEPIDEKGDITTNHFLPIHREAPAFVEQATEQQILVTGIKVVDLLAPYQRGGKIGLFGGAGVGKTVLIMELINNVAKAHGGFSVFAGVGERTREGNDLYREMIESGVIKLGDKQSESKCALVYGQMNEPPGARARVGLTGLTVAEHFRDAEGQDVLLFIDNIFRFTQANSEVSALLGRIPSAVGYQPTLATDLGGLQERITTTKKGSITSVQAIYVPADDLTDPAPATTFAHLDATTVLSRQISELGIYPAVDPLDSTSRMLSPHVLGEDHYNTARGVQKVLQNYKNLQDIIAILGMDELSEDDKLTVARARKIQRFLSQPFHVAEVFTGAPGKYVELKESVKSFQGVLDGKYDDLPEQSFYMVGGIEEVIAKAEKIAKESAS